The following coding sequences are from one Longimicrobiaceae bacterium window:
- a CDS encoding alpha-1,4-glucan--maltose-1-phosphate maltosyltransferase, with protein MPPRIDASRKIVIEDVYPELDCGRYAVKREVGDVVEVRADIFKEGHDAIAAAVRYRTERETEWREASMRFLDNDRWGGSFPVTENVRYLFTVVAWTDAFGTWASDTRKKYDAGQDVASELLEGEALIRAAAGRAEGTERERIESYLRGVAEGTQAERVAEALDAGLLELMERWQERSDLTSYERELPVQADRVAARFAAWYELFPRSMSDDPARHGTWDDVIAKLPYVRDMGFDVLYFPPIHPIGLQFRKGKNNTLNAGPDQPGSPYAIGSEEGGHKAIHPELGSEDDFRRMVEAAREHGLEIALDFAIQVSPDHPYAKEHPSWFYVRPDGTIKYAENPPKKYQDIYPLNFYGEDWQEQWEEWRDVILHWVERGVKIFRVDNPHTKPVQFWEWMIREVQREHPETIFLSEAFTRPKMMRALAKAGFTQSYTYFTWRNFKGEITEYFTELTQGPMREYFRGNLFPNTPDILPEFLQHGGRPAFMIRAVLATTLSSVYGIYSGFELCENTPLAPGKEEYLNSEKYEIKAWDWDRPGNIRPLITRLNAVRRANPALQEYDNLRFYGADDDHVLFYGKATPDRSNIIFMAVNLDPFQAHEATLWFPLDVMGMGPHDPWEVEELLTGERHFWQGSGQRVRLDPGAPARIYRVRAWRSSEHDFDYFMEPTLVQVP; from the coding sequence ATGCCGCCGAGGATCGACGCCAGCCGGAAGATCGTGATCGAAGACGTGTACCCGGAGCTCGACTGCGGGCGCTACGCCGTGAAGCGGGAGGTGGGGGACGTGGTGGAGGTGCGGGCCGACATCTTCAAGGAGGGGCACGACGCCATCGCCGCGGCGGTGCGCTACCGCACCGAGCGCGAGACGGAGTGGCGCGAGGCGTCCATGCGCTTCCTGGACAACGACCGCTGGGGCGGCTCGTTCCCCGTCACGGAGAACGTCCGCTACCTGTTCACGGTGGTGGCGTGGACGGACGCCTTCGGCACCTGGGCCTCCGACACGCGCAAGAAGTACGACGCCGGGCAGGACGTGGCGAGCGAGCTGCTGGAGGGGGAGGCGCTGATCCGCGCCGCGGCCGGGCGGGCGGAGGGGACCGAGCGGGAGCGGATCGAGTCGTACCTGCGCGGCGTGGCCGAGGGGACGCAGGCGGAGCGGGTGGCGGAGGCGCTGGACGCGGGGCTGCTGGAGCTCATGGAGCGCTGGCAGGAGCGCTCGGACCTGACGAGCTACGAGCGCGAGCTCCCGGTGCAGGCCGACCGGGTGGCGGCGCGCTTCGCGGCCTGGTACGAGCTGTTCCCGCGCTCCATGTCGGACGACCCGGCGCGCCACGGCACGTGGGACGACGTGATCGCCAAGCTCCCCTACGTGCGCGACATGGGGTTCGACGTGCTGTACTTCCCGCCCATCCACCCCATCGGCCTGCAGTTCCGCAAGGGGAAGAACAACACGCTGAACGCGGGGCCGGACCAGCCGGGCTCCCCCTACGCCATCGGGAGCGAGGAGGGGGGGCACAAGGCCATCCACCCGGAGCTGGGGAGCGAGGACGACTTCCGCCGCATGGTGGAGGCGGCGCGCGAGCACGGGCTGGAGATCGCGCTGGACTTTGCCATCCAGGTGTCGCCGGACCACCCCTACGCGAAGGAGCACCCGAGCTGGTTCTACGTCCGGCCGGACGGCACCATCAAGTACGCGGAGAACCCGCCCAAGAAGTACCAGGACATCTACCCGCTCAACTTCTACGGCGAGGACTGGCAGGAGCAGTGGGAGGAGTGGCGGGACGTCATCCTGCACTGGGTGGAGCGGGGGGTGAAGATCTTCCGCGTCGACAACCCGCACACCAAGCCGGTGCAGTTCTGGGAGTGGATGATCCGCGAGGTCCAGCGCGAGCACCCGGAGACCATCTTCCTCTCCGAGGCGTTCACGCGCCCCAAGATGATGCGCGCCCTGGCGAAGGCGGGGTTCACGCAGAGCTACACCTACTTCACCTGGCGCAACTTCAAGGGCGAGATCACGGAGTACTTCACGGAGCTCACGCAGGGGCCCATGCGGGAGTACTTCCGCGGCAACCTGTTCCCCAACACGCCGGACATCCTCCCCGAGTTCCTGCAGCACGGCGGGCGCCCCGCGTTCATGATCCGGGCGGTGCTGGCGACCACGCTCTCGTCGGTGTACGGGATCTACTCCGGCTTCGAGCTGTGCGAGAACACGCCGCTCGCCCCCGGGAAGGAGGAGTACCTGAACTCGGAGAAGTACGAGATCAAGGCGTGGGACTGGGACCGGCCGGGGAACATCCGCCCGCTCATCACCCGGCTGAACGCCGTGCGCCGCGCCAACCCCGCACTCCAGGAGTACGACAACCTGCGCTTCTACGGGGCGGACGACGACCACGTGCTCTTCTACGGCAAGGCCACGCCCGACCGGAGCAACATCATCTTCATGGCGGTGAACCTGGATCCCTTCCAGGCGCACGAGGCCACGCTCTGGTTCCCGCTGGACGTCATGGGGATGGGGCCGCACGACCCCTGGGAGGTGGAGGAGCTGCTCACCGGCGAGCGCCACTTCTGGCAGGGCTCAGGGCAGCGGGTCCGGCTGGACCCCGGCGCGCCGGCCCGGATCTACCGGGTGCGCGCGTGGCGCAGCTCCGAGCACGACTTCGACTACTTCATGGAGCCCACGCTGGTGCAGGTGCCCTGA